A region from the Zonotrichia leucophrys gambelii isolate GWCS_2022_RI chromosome Z, RI_Zleu_2.0, whole genome shotgun sequence genome encodes:
- the CCL19 gene encoding C-C motif chemokine 19 yields the protein MLTALSFPSSFPLGCTALVIPASHRGLKQPGLRDITAGGTGTGTVVSHHTKEKQPPSLCSCEDSKRERWSSLSEVPTQRPSKKVKVMKGIKAVRSSSSRAQESCAELTSPAWSSTASSPSPDRLSSKMQQLHLLCFSLLLLGHVLDVHGGNNVLDCCLRTSEAPIPRRIVRDYWLQLVQDGCDIPAAVFITTKGKRLCAPLHSPWVIRLQERLDASSAKRGKPQGK from the exons ATGCTGACAGCACTGAGCTTTCCGTCGTCCTTCCCCttgggctgcacagccctggtgatCCCTGCTTCCCACAGGGGACTGAAGCAGCCTGGTTTAAGGGACATCACTGCaggtggcactggcactggcacGGTGGTGAGTCACCATACCAAGGAGAAGCAGCCCCcgtccctgtgctcctgtgaaGATTCAAAGCGGGAGCGCTGGTCCTCGCTCTCGGAAGTGCCCACGCAGCGG CCTTCAAAGAAAGTGAAAGTCATGAAGGGTATAAaagcagtgaggagcagcagcagcagggcccaggaaagctgtgcagagctcacctctcctgcctggagctccaCTGCCTCCAGCCCATCCCCTGACAGACTCAGCagcaaaatgcagcagctgcatcTTCTCTGCTTCAGTCTCCTGTTGCTAGGACATGTCCTGGATG TGCACGGCGGCAACAACGTCCTGGACTGCTGCCTGCGTACGAGCGAGGCGCCCATCCCGCGGCGGATCGTCAGGGATTACTGGCTCCAGCTGGTGCAGGACGGCTGCgacatccctgctgctgt ATTCATCACCACAAAGGGCAAGCGGCTCTGTGCACCCCTCCATTCCCCGTGGGTGATTCGTCTCCAGGAGAGGTTGGATGCCAGCTCTGCCAAGAGG ggCAAACCACAGGGCAAGTAG
- the LOC135459650 gene encoding C-C motif chemokine 16-like: MALRPFLLLLLLLAASLLIGQAQGIGSSALDCCLKNRPLKKELLGGVVTSYRQQGPESGCYLRSVVLITKRNRKICASPTDDTVLKLIQQLDKRAKNDKNRKKGQTQRPRGRPKKQRRQRV, translated from the exons ATGGCTCTCcgccccttcctgctgctgctgctgctgctggctgcctccctgctcaTCGGCCAGGCTCAAg GCATTGGAAGCTCAGCCTTGGACTGCTGCCTGAAGAACAGACCTTTGAAGAAGGAGCTCCTCGGTGGCGTGGTGACATCCTACCGCCAACAGGGACCCGAGTCGGGCTGTTACCTCCGTTCTGTTGT gctCATCACCAAGAGGAACAGGAAAATCTGTGCCTCTCCCACTGACGACACTGTCCTGAAGTTGATTCAGCAGCTGGACAAGAGGGCCAAGAATGACAAGAACAGGAAGAAGGGGCAGACCCAGCGTCCCAGGGGCAGACCCAAGAAGCAGAGGCGGCAGAGGGTCTAA